In one window of Vulpes vulpes isolate BD-2025 chromosome 1, VulVul3, whole genome shotgun sequence DNA:
- the GLYATL3 gene encoding glycine N-acyltransferase-like protein 3 — translation MRCGIARALEKMQVLNCSTKLLILEKMLKSHFPESLKVYGAVMNINRGNPFQKEVVVDSWPDFKAVITRRQKEAETDNLDHYTNAYAVFYKDVRAYQQLLEEHDVINWDQVFQIQGLQSELYDVSKAVANSKQLGVKLTSFKAVHFSPHSTLPDTSSLMSSPPQLTYLSVTDADLLNRTWSRGGNEQCLQYIKNLISCFPSVCVRDDKGNPVSWSLTDQFATMCHGYTLPEYRRKGYSRLVALTLARKLQSRGFPSQGNVLDDNLASISLLKSVHAEFLPCRFHRLILTPAAFSG, via the exons ATGAGGTGTGGAATTGCTAGAGCTCTGGAGAAGATGCAAGTGCTAAACTGTTCTACCAAATTACTGATACTGGAAAAAATGTTGAAGAGTCACTTTCCTGAATCACTAAAG GTTTATGGAGCAGTGATGAACATAAATCGTGGGAATCCCTTTCAAAAAGAAGTGGTAGTGGATTCATGGCCAGACTTCAAAGCTGTTATCACCCGGCGACAGAAAGAG GCTGAGACAGACAACCTGGACCATTATACTAATGCCTATGCTGTGTTCTACAAGGATGTCAGGGCTTACCAACAGCTATTGGAAGAACATGATGTCATCAACTGGGATCAAGTTTTTCAAATACAAG GGCTGCAGAGTGAATTATATGATGTTTCCAAAGCTGTTGCCAACTCAAAGCAGTTAGGTGTAAAGCTTACTTCCTTCAAAGctgttcatttttctcctcattcAACTCTGCCGGACACCAGTTCTCT aatgagTTCTCCCCCACAGCTAACATACCTGAGCGTTACTGATGCTGATCTACTCAACAGGACTTGGTCACGAGGAGGCAATGAACAGTGTCTCCAGTACATCAAAAACCTCATCTCTTGCTTCCCCAGTGTATGTGTCCGTGATGACAAGGGAAACCCAGTCTCTTGGTCTCTCACAGACCAGTTTGCCACTATGTGCCATGGCTATACCCTGCCAGAGTATCGCAGGAAAGGTTATAGCCGGCTGGTGGCCCTCACGCTGGCCAGGAAGTTGCAAAGCCGGGGATTCCCCTCTCAGGGCAATGTCCTGGATGACAACCTGGCATCCATAAGCCTCCTGAAGAGTGTCCATGCTGAGTTCTTGCCCTGTCGTTTTCACAGACTTATTCTTACCCCTGCAGCTTTCTCTGGCTAA